From Podospora bellae-mahoneyi strain CBS 112042 chromosome 5, whole genome shotgun sequence:
ATGACTCGAGACAACTACGAGGCCAACTTTAAGGAAGAAGTGGCGCTACACAACCTGTACAAACATCACTATTTTGACGAACAGTGGCTGCTGTACTCGAAAGAGACATCAAAAGACCGCAAAGACGAAGATTGGTTCATTCATTCACCAACCGTGCTGGAGGCAACCGACCCGCAGTACCTTTGCGACATGTGCCGACACGTCAACTTCACCGTCCTATTTACGCATCGCAATCTGAAGCCTCAGGGGAACAAGGATCCATCCACTGCTTGCATCGAGTTGTATGGACTGTCGAGAGTTCTCAACGAGAAATCTACGTGTTCATTTTGCAACCTGGTGCGAGAAGCCATTGAGCAACAATGCACTGCTGAAGAACTCGCAAAGGCGAGGCAGACAAAGGCGGGCAAGATATCAATCGACATTCTTGATGATGGGCCAGATTGCGCCCTGCGGTTGGAGGTTGGCTTCAGCCACTTGGCGAAGAAAGTAATTATGCAGAGGATGACATCCGAGGATGAGCCCTTTGCACTTCAAGGGCTTCCAGTACGCAAGGACGCCGCAAATATCCCACGGCTGTGCAACTGGATCCGCACTTGCGAAGGCAGCCATCCCAAGCTCCACAGGTCCATTCACGCATTCTCGCCCGAAATGGAGACGCTGCGAGTCATCGACGTTGATGAAGGCTGTCTCGTAACAGTGCCCACGCCGTGTCGCTATGCTTGCCTTTCCTATGTCTGGGGGAAGAATGCAACAAGTCTCGTCCATTTGACACTGGAAACAAAGGCAACCCTCGAAAGCCCAGGAATCTTCAGCAACGGATCAATCGTCATCAGCCAGACCTATCTGGACGCCATCAAGGTTACCAGGGATATTGGACTGCGTTACCTGTGGATTGACGCTCTCTGCATTGTGCAAGACGACGATGCTGAAAAGGCAATTATTGTCTCGCAAATGGCTGCTGTGTATGGCAACGCCGTCATCAACATCGTTGCCTCCACCAACTTCAGCCCTGATGGCGGACTTCCGGGGGTGGGTAGCACGCCACGGGCACGATCCCAGGTAGTTAAACAAATCCAAGGGCTGTCTGTTGGCGCTGTGTTTCATGACGCCCGTCAGCCATACCACGAGATTGAAGACGCCATCTGGAATTCTCGTGCTTGGACATTCCAGGAGCGTCACCTGTCCCAACGCACCGTGTACTTTACGGCTTCTCAGCTCTATTTTACCTGCCCCCATGGGACTGCGTGCGAAGACACAGTTCGCAATTCGACACGGGACCTCAAGCCAACGGTGCCTGTAGATCGGCCAAAGTTTGAAGAAGCCATATATCCCCTAATGTTCTACATTTGGTCCGACCCGACCCAGACAGAATTCCCCAACAAGCGCTTCAAGTTAGCTGGTACGGGCACAGAATCTGACACCCTGGTATCTACTCGGGAAGAACTGCCTACTCCAACCTATAGAGCAATGCCCGTGGCAGCTTACCGGAGCGGCACTCTTCCCATGGAAGGGGAGACGCTCTGGAAGACATATCGGGAGGCTGTCAACATGTACACCAAGCGCAAAATGACGTGGCAGAGCGATGCCATCAACGCATTCCAGGGCGTCACTGATCTCATTTCTCAGGGGGTGAACACCACCTTCTGGTACGGCATACCCGAGTTTGCCTTTGATCAGGCTCTCTTGTGGTACCCCCAGGAGCCTCTCACCCGCCGGACCTATTTGGGAGCCGCCCCGTCCTGGAGCTGggctggatgggaagggcACACAAAGTATCGCGGCCGGGGCTGGCACAATGCCATTGCTGTGGCACCCTTCAACGTCGTCCACTGGCTTACACATCCGTCTAGTATCGGCACTGTTGTACGGTATCTTGTCGCCCGCGGAGATAGCCCAGAGCGTGTGGCAAAAATTGTTCAGGCAGCCAAAGAGCAGCCTAAATCCTTGAATTCCTGGGTTCATGCCTTCTTGTATCAGCTGGAGGACCTTGACGACGGTTGGAAGGACGAAAAGGACACCTCGCGCAACGAGCTCTACTTCTCCCATCCCGCCTACCCGGGCCTCCGCTTTACATACCCCATCAACTTGCCGGGAAAACCGTTGCTACCACGACATTTACCGGACGGGACACTTCCCTTCACCGCTCGCTCAGTCGAAGCGCGCTTCACCGACATGTCCACAACCGCTCACAAGTCGATACCTGTCGAAGACGAGTTTCTGCAGATTGGCCTCAACGATGCGGGCAAATATGGGTCAGGCTCTCGCCGACCGTGGGAGTTTGCTGTCTACCATCAAGGATACCGCGCCGGGTTCTTGTCTCTCAACGTCCCCCTTTCGTCCATCGACCGTGCGTCGGCTTCGTACAGGCTGGTGGCCATGTCGAGAGACATGGTGCCACAAATCGCCCCGCCGCCGTGTGGATGGGACCTTTACTGGAACCTGAACCCACGGCGAATGCAGGACAGTGTCTTCTTCGATGAGGAATGGGGACGGCCTGAAGAAAGGAGAAAGTGGACGGTGTTTACTGACTCGGagccggggagggggccaGGCAGGGAGAATGGGGATCCGCGCTGGGACCTCGGGCGCTATGAAACACCGGCTATAAATGATGTGTACAatgtcttgttgttggagaacAAGACTGGCGAGAatggggagtggtgggaggagaggattggggttgggaagaTTCATGTCGGGGCATTCTGGATAGCAAGGCCCGTCATTGAGAAGTTTGCTCTGAGGTAGGGGGTATGCCATCATGCTTGTCTCGCCAGTGACATGGGTCGAGTGCCGCCGCATGGTGGAACCTGCCGAACATTGTTTCGGGATTCCCCGCTCGAGCACATGGAGAGTGAGGGGTCGAGATAAGGTTGGAGATATCTCCCAGAAACATGATAAAAAATGAACATATAATTTTCAACATTCCGAACTCAAACTCAGCCATCGATTTCATTGTGGCCACACTCTCAAAACACAAATCAAGATGTCACCCCCAGAATACCTccacctcgcctcccccctcggTCCCATTTCCAGGCCCCTGTTACCTCACCCGCCCCGCgacgccctcccctccgaaatccccatcatcaacctcacccccttgTTTTCCGAcgacctcccctcccgtcAGCACCTCGCCTCCCAAATCCGTCAAGCAGCCACCACGTCAGGGTTCATGTACATCTCCCACCACTgcatccccctctccctcttccaaacCGCCCGAAACGCCTCTCTAGATTGGTTCCGCTCCCCTCTTGATGCCAAACTCCCCGCCAACACGAACAACTCCCTCAAAAACAAGGGCGTGGTCGGCTACCGGCCCCGTCAGACACAGCACATCAACCCCTGGGAGAGCGTCGACGTTCGAGAGTCGTTCTCATGGCGGTACGATCCCGCCTATGACCCGTTGCATTCCCCGTCGGACTTGGAGAACATCCCGGATGAGGTAAAAAGGTATATCGACCACGATAACGATGGGTTTCCCTGGTCGAGAACACCAAAAGAGTTTTCGGGGCCGGTGACTGAGTTGTATCAGGCTGTTTTGAAGCTTGGGAGGgagctggtgagggtgatggctttggcgcttgggttggaggaggacgggttGGACGGGAGGTTTGAGTTTCCTGATGTTGGGGTGGCCGTGAATTATTATCCGCCTATTGCTgcaacaaaagaagagggTAAGGAGAAGGTTAGTATTGGGAGTCATACCGACTTTCAGCTTTTTACGCTATTGTATCAGGATAGTGTGGGGGGGTTGCAGGTGTTGGATAGGGAGGGGCAGTGGTTGAATGCGaggccggtggaggggacGTTGGTGGTTAATTTTGGGGATTACATGCAGCGGATTACGAACGGGAAGTGGGTGAGTACGGTTCATCGGGTGGTGAATAcctcggggagggagaggttgagcaTCGCGTTCTTCTGGGGGTTTGGGCTGCATGAGAGGTGTGGGGTTTTGGATAgtgtgttggaggagggggaggaaaagaagtatgatgaggttgggtgTTGGGAGTGGGTGCAAAGAAGGAttgagatgatgagggaggtgaagaaggggttggggaatACTACCCCTGAGAAACCCCTGTCAATGCACTCCCAATAAAGACTACCTCGACAGCGGCAAATCTGGGCATTTCATGTCAGTCATTCACCCTGGGGATTCCCGACACAGGGTCAACATACGTAGTGGTAGCCGCAAAAAACTCTATCCTCTTCGCATCGCTAAACACCGCAATCACCAGCGCAAACAGCGCCATCAACCCTGCCGTCACCCCTGTTCTCGCATCTGTGCTGTCCAGCCGGTTCAGCACCAGGATTGCCAATACCGGCAAGGTAGACGCAAGAACAGTTGTGATGAGACTGCTTGCTTTACTAATTCGAGAAGGACTGTACAAACTGTGGCCTGTGTCTGTGTCGACAGCCTGGCCGGTGTTGACGcgatggccgaggaggtggcgaTAAGTTCTAAGAATCTTCTCAGTGATGAAAGTGGTACAAGGGTCGGTTTCCTTGACCGGTGCGCTCAGGCAGAGGATATGacgaggggttggggtctgCCCAGGTGAAGGCTTCGTTGGACTGGAGGAAGGGATTGCCGCCTCTGAAGTCGCGTAGCCAGTCTTCGAGAGCAGAGAGTTGGGAaggttgaggggagggaacGGTGTTGATTTGGTGGACTATCACGCGTCAATGGTGATCTGAAGGGTTTGCGACAGCGACCCACCTTGGAGTATGAATTCTTCTGGCGTTCAAGATTCGCATCCTGCCGAGGCAATGGGAAAGATAAACTCTTCGTACTGTACCCTTTCAGCTTCTCTCTCAACTCCACCATCTTGTGATACTGCAtagtcttcttctcccgtcAAAGCTTCATATTCTCAGAAAGTCGCAACGTCGGATCATCCTGGTGGTCAAGCAAACACTGATCCCGATACTCTTGCCCtagctcaacaacctcggccTGCAGCGATATAGCGCCAAGACATTCGCTTGATCAAACCTTCTTCAGAATAGCAGCCTCATTCTCACTCCCTCTCATAAAGGCTGCTAACCTGGGATATCCAGGAGGGAGCGGAGGTTGAAAGTCGTGCACGGTGTGTTTGTTTTGAAGAACAAAGAAACCTGCCTCTGAGAAGAGATGGTGCAGGTGTAAATACGGGTTTGAGGGTTGTCTCAGCTGGTGTGGTGGGCTGAAGTGTTGGATTAGGGGCAAGGGGACCGCCTCGAGGGCCATATCAGAGGCCCCCCGCCCTTTGCGGACCACACAAGAGACCAGTTGGGTCCAGGAACCCATAGACGGAATCCTTCCCGCGCGCGCCCGTAATGCTTAACCTCGATGAACTGTGGTTGTGTAAGCCTTGCCGCTCATGCTAACGTTGattgggtggtgatgcatGGATGATAGGCATCCTGGTTACacttgaggttgatgatggcaaggtAAAACAAGATAAAGTCTTCTCATGTTCCACATGGTGTTTCGTTTTCGACTCCATTGCGGTGCCCGACTAAGCAATacatcacctccaccaacatGCCCCAAGAAGACCAATTCTGGCTCATCAGTCCCATCACTCTAGTCCTGTTGGTCTCCTCCGTCATCACCCCCATGACAATATTCGTCGCAATGGCCGCCTTACTTGCCGACTTTGCCCAAAAGGTAGAGCGAGCCGAATCCCACTTTCAGGCACAGCAGACCGAGTATTCCTGTTTTGCAGCGCATTCTACGAGAATGCGAGCACACTCTTGACGGACCCGTTGACGATCCAGACCATGTTTTGGAGGCCTTGGAAACCTGCCGACGCCAAGGGGCAAGTTATGACGAGCACTCTTTCAAGCTACAACGGAACTCTAGCAAGTTCAAGAGATTCCTAATGGGTCAGAATTTGCGAATCTATTACAAGCAGACCGAACTGGACAAGGCTCTGGCCGCATATAAGGGAAGTGTATTGCTTCTGAGAGACTAGTGCTCTGAGTAAGTGAACAGGAAGCCAAGTCACCAGGGAATAGCAGTGAAACTTTCCGATAAGCCACTTGACAGAATTAAGCTTCGACAGCAGCTGGTTGAAATGAGGTAAGTACAGGCAAGACTCTACCAAATGTATACATAGAAATTTGAGTTTCTAACACGCCACACAGCGCCGCCATGGCAAAACTATCAGCCCTAGCAATTCCAGACCTCGGGTAGAATGACTCCGATTCTGCATACTAAGCATCCCTAGACGATGATCCAGCCCCTCTAATGTCCGGCGCACTTACTACCAAGAACCCAAACAGTCTTGCACTCGTTCATCAGACCAACCACTTGAAACTGGTCGAACAAGTGTGGACAAGAGGCTTCGGCCAGCTCTCCCAAGAAAAATACAACATCGATGCTGCCATCCGAATCATAATCGGCCAGCCCCACGCCAAACATCCTGGCCAAGCATTCAAGTACTATCCCCCCAGAGCCAAATTAGACAGCGCATCCGACCTTGACTTGGTTTCCGTCTCCTATCTCCGCCAAGCCAATGCACTAGAGCACGTCACTCTTGTGCCCATTCCAGAAGACACCCAGATTGCCATCAGAGGTGTAGGTAACGGCTCACTGACCCCAACCCATAGGGTGTTACTCAAGTGGTACGGGCATGGAGAGAGAAAGATACACGAGGGTTGGTTTGACCTGGTCGATTTCCCAGACATTGATATTTTGTTGGGGACCGCATCGTTCAGAAGATCGCTGTTGTAAGAGTGGCGCGTGCTTGGCCGATTATCGGGAGGACGAAACCCAAGGCGATATCCGAGAGAGAGTATGctcaggaggaagagagttTGGCACGAGTGGGGGAGATCAAATTGCCGAGTTTGAGAGGAAACTGGCTGAAAGGAGGAGGCATCAACTAGCGCTAGGACGGGCAGATACAATTGTTTCTGATGAAATTAGAATCCATCAAAAAAGGCAAGATGTAGATTTAGAGATGGGGAATGGCAGTGTCGACCCTTAGACGCTGTCACGGCTCTTCATTACAGGTAgcgctccttcttcaacacacacaaacatAATACCCTTTTTTGCCCCTGGACCAGCTTTTCCCCTACCTAGTGTCTTTGCCCCCTCGAGATTTCAAGGCCGGCATCTTACCGATCCCCAAGCATCATTTTGCGTCCCAAAGTTATTAACCCCTGGGTATATCAGCGGGAAGTACGTCCCCGAGTCTCTCTCGCAGTTATCACCCCTAAACGCTCCCGTTAGCATCACGACAAGTTCAAACCAGCAGAACCAAGTGTACCCACCTAAACAACACACACCTCCCCATATCCGGCCCAGCAGACCTAACTCTTTTGTAAAGGTCAGTCCCCGCCAAACTGACACACTTCTCCGCGTGCCCAACCCTGATATTCTTGCAACTCCCACCCCATTGAACCTCAGGACAAAGATACAGCCACGTCGACGTAGTCAAAACAGGCGGCACAGCAGGAGTGTAAGAACTAGCCGGGTACTTCCCCGTCCCATAAACCTCAATCCTCCACCCCGCTCCACACGTTTCTCCCCCGTCACCCGCGCAAGGCATATCACACTGCCCAtcagccaccaacaaccccgacccAGGCTGGGAGTTGCCGCAAAAGCATTCGGTGCTGTATTCGACTCCCGCATAGAAATATCCCGCCGTGTCACAGGCAGAAATACACTTCTCCGTTGTCATACCACCGGTAATGCTACTGATCTGATGCGGCAGAACGCGAGGAGAGTCAGAATCAACAAAACACCCCACCCTCGGCTCAAAGATATCGTTCTGCGCTCCTGGGAAAAAGCCCATCTTGGGGTTATACGGCGGTGTGACGTCCCCCGGGGTGACAACATTGTCGCCCGTCCGCTGATGCCAGGCGATCATCTGTTTTGGACCTTTGACGCAAGCAGAGGGGTTATTCGCACAATACACCGGGGGCTGGGCAACGCCCAACCGACGAACTGACGTGCTCCATGGAACGTGGCAGCGGAAGTTTTGCATGTACATGTTTGGCTCGCCGCATCCGTCGGGCACCCAGAGCCAGGCGCAGTAGCATTGGCCTGGGGCGcagggggggaggtcggcgggGATGGGGTAGTTGACTAGGCGTCTCCAGGGGGTGCTTCACATAAACTGATTAGATGACTGTGTTGCGAAAGGAGAACGGTGAACTTACTTGGGGGCAACAGAGATGACAACCAAATTCTCCATATTTACATTCGCCAAGTTGGAATTGTACGAAATCGCCAGCGCAGTGCCTGTGGCCCTGGTCTCGTTCTGGGTATGCAACGGACCACCAAACCCGTCAGGGTTGTTAACCAGACAGCCCTCTCCTGTGCTGGGGCCGGTCCAATTCACAGGGTGGTCCCGTCCGTCTGTCCAGTCTGTCGTGAGGTCACCACTGTAGGAGAGAGTGGTGAAGGCGCGGTTCTCGGCGATTTCACCAGTAAAGACACCTCCTGCAGGTAGAGCGAGGGACTGTCCGCTGGGGGGGCCCACGACGTTACAGCCTCGGTCCGCTTGCATCCACCACTGCTCCTTGGTGAGGTTATAGAGGGGGTTGAcgacgaggttggtgttttgatcGTCCACTGCTGGGTTGTTGCCGCCCTGAAATCTGGATGTCAGTCAAGTTGAGAGTCAGAAAGATACACGACAAATATCGATGGACGACTTACACGGCAATGCATACCCGGCGCAAAGAGCGCGTGGTGTGCTGTCGCCCCCGTGGCCAGGGCTGCGAGAAGCTTTGCGTGGCGCAACATGGTAGAGTGGTCAGATGGATAGTGAAATCAACTCAAAGAACGCATGGACATGGAGAGAAAGGGCTACGTGGACGATAGCTATAAGTACTGGCCAATGTCTATACTCCCGGTAAATGTCACGATGGTGGAACTTGCCAGACAATAGTTCCATGTCAGCCTGTTCATGTGTATGAGATGAAAGCTACCCCTGACTGAGATTGGCCGCATCTTTTCTCTCCGTGTCAGCATGCTCGGTATGTGCCCCAAAGCTGTTCGTATAGTAATCTTAGTATCGGTTGATTACTCACGCTGTTTTTGAATGTCTCGTAGCCATCTGCTTCTCCGAGGTACCTACTGAGGGTTCTCATCTTGGCAGCTTGCACGCGGAGGTGAGCCTCATCTTAAATACGGATCCTACTAAAATCTCACCACAGCTGTCAGCAACATCAATGCTTTTTTCACGAGGGTCATGGCATTCCTGGAAGATCTTGAAGTTGTACAGTACCATTGTGGCTGTTGATATTGATGACGGCGGGCTGAGATCCAATCCAGCTTCGTGTGATGCCCTCAACAGATTGTATGTTTCTCAAACAAGACTGGCAGCCTCCAACGCCCCATTGACccttcccaacaaccaacccttttcttcaaccccaacgctGATCCGCACCAAACACTCCTCTACTCCAAACTCAGCTGCTCTATCCAACTCGTTGTAGTGCGCCAGTAGTGTATACGCACAACAAAGCGTAAAGTTTGTCCCCAGGCTTGGCCCCTTGGCAACATTCAGCCCGTTGTAAAACGCCACagcctcctcttttttcttgaaTGTAACGCTTAGCAAAAACCCATATCCCGCACCAGGCCGCTTGTAAGCATCATACCGCCTCGTGTCTCCCAATGACGGATAATAAACCTTCTTGACTACCGGACTTTCTTGCACTAACTCAACCACAGCCAAAGCATTTTCACTGGCAACCTGAATTCTCTCCTCAAAGCTTTGACAGTTTTcggccatcaccaaaacatCTTCCCAATACCACACGTCCTTCTGACGCTGTTGTCGGTTGTGTAGACCTTCTCTGAGACTCGTATACAGCGTTGAATGGGGATTGAGGCCAAGCGAACCGCCCATGACATTACACTTTCCGCTGAACATCTTTGTCAAACTGGTGCAGACCACATCGCAATATCGCAAAATACGCAGGCAAGCGGCCGTTCCCACGGTGTCGTCCACGGCcagaacaaaagaaaacgatTTTCGCAAAAAGGCTAATCGTTCGAGGTGGGGCGATTGTAACAGAGGGTTGCCTGTGAACTCGGTAAAGACAGCGTGGAACTGTTCGCCGTTATGTAGTCGACGCTCGAATCGCTCTGTATCGGCGTAGGAATACCCGTAGACCGTGACTTGACAGTTGTGTACTCGCTCCAGCACTTTGATCGTATCGACGTAGAGAAATCTATCACATGTTAGACGACCACAACATCCTGGGTAGGTAGAAGGATTGCAACGGAACTTGCCCAAAAACAGCCACGTTGAGCTTTTTGCTATCTCCGCTCCCCGATGAAGTCCCTGGATCCGTTCTGGTTGCTATCAGCTCCGAAATAGCAGCCATTCCTCCTGGATACAACAGCACATCATCTTTCCTAAGAACCATGTCTCCATCGGATAGCAGACCTGCAATCTGGTCTGAGATGTCCTGCTTGGCCTGGTCAACAGAGTCCTCACCGCAGGTATCTCCATCTGAATGGAACCCGTGCTGTTGTATCCCATTGGCTAACCCGTGTCCTTCTCGACACGGCGCCCTATTCAGAAAGGATGCCCTGTCCAACCAAAATACCGCCCTCCGACTCGAGATGCCATATCCAGTGTGTTGCCAAAACCTCCGTGCTTTAGACACCTCAGCACCCTTGGgctccccaaccacaaccgccaACCACAAACAAGTCCCCGTCTCATCGTCATCTGAATCAACCGTTCCACCATCCCACCTGACTCCCCACACTCTACCACCCGCGAGAAGCTCCTCACCCATATACCTCCTGAACATCTCAGCCCACGTCCTGGACGCAAACATCATAAGCgctccatcatcccccacaCCCAAGTGTCGCGCCAGTCTTCGCCCCAACTGATCAACCACCCTCGGGGTGAAGAAACGCGGGTAACCGGTTTTCATGGCTTGCAAGACCGAGGGGTCTTTCGTAACCCATCCGAGACTGTCGTTCCAGGTTGGGAGGTGGACAGAGATGGCCTAATGAGAAGAACGAAAACACGTTCCTGCCGCGTCAGCTTCCAAGAAAGGGCTAGGGTCCCAACGAAGAGATGATGTATAGTAGGTAACTCACGTGCGGGTCATTAGGAGGTAGCGGATCACCCAACTGCAGGTCTGCTGGGTCGACGGGGAGGGCAAAAGACTGCATCCTGGATCTGTCATTGTCCTTTTTCAACGGCGTGGATTTCCCAGAACTGCATGTAGATGGGGGAGTGTTCATTTTGAAGTGGTCAACGACCGCCGCAGCATCAGTGCCATGGTTCCGTGTTCGGAGCTGAGAAAGAAGCGCAGTACCAAACGATTGGGGACTGACCGAATCGCCAGAGTGGGGTCTTCAGTCGACGATACCAGGCGATGGATGCAGTTGTCCGCTTCCCGTGAGTTCCCGGGAAGGAACTGTGCTCCAAAGGGGGTGACATCATCTTGACCGGTGTCAGAGGCTAGCTGACCCGGGCAAATTTGCGCTGTTCATGGACCATTTGAGCACCTACCCGCCGCAAGTGGACAACCGACTCCGAAAAGCTGGGTTGGATTACATGAAGTTTATACGAGTTCTCtgttgggaaggaggacCAGAATATATTGGTGGGAAACCCCAAGGGAATTCGCATTGTTTGAGAGGCAGCGTGCTAATGTCACCCTTTGGCTTCAAAATGTCAAAGTTGCCCCAAAGAAGCTCGTGCCATGTCTCCCTATTGAGTGGTTCCCTCTTTGCCCTCCTAGGCTGTTTCCTTGTCGTTGAGCCGGGAGAACATTACACCGTTTGACGACAAGGCTGTAGATAACAATGTTAGTGACGACGCCACATCTGCAATATTGCGCCCGCGAGCTGCAGGTGTGTGGCCGGGAGAAGCTGATAGCATCCACAAAGTGCAGTCTTCAACACAAAGGCAACGCTTAATTTCTTCTCGTCCAGCCTTCCCCATGATTCTCTAGCTTGTGACCCCGCgttcaacccccccttcttctctcttgaCCATCTCAAGGTGCCAGGCATGTTGTATCCTTCTGAAGTCTTAAAGCCGGGAACATACCTAAATGATGATGCCATCACGCCCACTACCCACAGCAATATAAGCAGACCCCGAGAGGGGTCCATCCAGCCCCAAAGCACATAGATCACGATCAAACCCCATGCCCCTCTCACCAGTCGACAGTTCCCTCACCCGTCTCGCAACACTGGAGAGAGCGGCACGCTCACAGCAGCAATCCCGGACGGCAGCCGAAATGCCCGACGAAATCACCGCCCTCGAGGTTGTCTATAGATAcagcatcctctcctcccgcatCAGAGTTCTCCGTCACAAGATCATACACAAGGTTGAGTCAGCCCAATCTCTCATCGACGTGGCCATGCCGGAGGAATTGAGGCGAGATCTAGATCGGTACAGTATATTCAACCTACCTTGCTTTGGCTTCCCGCTCTCCCTCCTGCCCAAGCCTGACAACTTCCTTATCCTTTTCAGCAACCGCACTGCGAGACTACGCCTTCTTTCGTCAGGAGGGTAAAGATCTCTTCCGGTCATTCCAGACCCAGTCTATCCTCGCCACCATGAAAGCCCTTGACAACCCTGCAGCCGCCACCCCCCAACCGGAACTCGCCGTGGATGATCCCCTGAGTATCATCACCAGAGAGCTGAGGCTGGCTTTGACGCAAAGCACTTCAGGGCTGTCAAAATACAAAAAGTCAAAGGATCAGAAAATGCTATGGCAGCGCTTCGTTATGGCTTTGGGTGGCGGACTGGCCCTCGTGGGCCCGATGCTCATCATGGTGCGCAATCCGAGTGAAGGCGTCGCCATCACGACATCGTGCTGTGTTTTGGGCATGGCAGTTATTTTGGCTTTGTTCATGAACGATTCCCATCCAAAAGATGTCGTCGCATGCACGGCGGCTTATGCGGCAGTGCTAGTTGtgtttgttggtgctggtggcggtTCCCAGACTGGGGAAGGTCAAAGTGACGGTGCTTCCACTTCATGAAGTTGTTTACAAGCCTGGAGTTACTAGACATTGCATGATAATGTTGAATTGACTAACTCTATATAGCCAACCGACCAAATCTTCTTGCTCATGACAAAATAAAGGATGCCTCCAGCCTGTATCATTCCATAACCTCTAAAACAGCACACTCAAGCAGTGCATGGCGGTAATCGCTGATAATATCATAGTCTTCCCCCGCCTGTCAAAAACAAATAAAGGCATGCCTGTCTGTAACTTCGCTCTTTTCATCGCGTGTCCCTTCAAAGCTTCTCCGGGATGTGGTCCTCCACAGCCGCCAGCGCTGCCAGGTTGTTCTCCCCCATGCTCAAGACAC
This genomic window contains:
- a CDS encoding hypothetical protein (EggNog:ENOG503NW4P; COG:Q) translates to MSPPEYLHLASPLGPISRPLLPHPPRDALPSEIPIINLTPLFSDDLPSRQHLASQIRQAATTSGFMYISHHCIPLSLFQTARNASLDWFRSPLDAKLPANTNNSLKNKGVVGYRPRQTQHINPWESVDVRESFSWRYDPAYDPLHSPSDLENIPDEVKRYIDHDNDGFPWSRTPKEFSGPVTELYQAVLKLGRELVRVMALALGLEEDGLDGRFEFPDVGVAVNYYPPIAATKEEGKEKVSIGSHTDFQLFTLLYQDSVGGLQVLDREGQWLNARPVEGTLVVNFGDYMQRITNGKWVSTVHRVVNTSGRERLSIAFFWGFGLHERCGVLDSVLEEGEEKKYDEVGCWEWVQRRIEMMREVKKGLGNTTPEKPLSMHSQ
- a CDS encoding hypothetical protein (EggNog:ENOG503PAAX) translates to MARRKSARIAAQEPKPPNPYGPHNGDSEDAAGLMSASQPSSPDSASSASDPDPEPRPAKRRKVTKHTPNTTTRSPTKYSKSNSLLLVQSIFTSAPHDGRALPLRPHPPSYHQPLLLSSPSAQASLLKWFQKEQTIRLMPWRKPFLTNPSRADLSRRAYEVWISEIMLQQTRVATVIAYWNKWMTKWPTIEDLAQATEEEVVNMWTGLGYYSRARRIHAGAQKVVAEMQGLLPDTVEGLMKHVPGVGRYTAGAISAIVFGEAEPMVDGNVMRVLSRQMGLMGDVKGDKRVVDVLWEAADRLVKVVAEADGEEGEKPGLWGQALMELGSTICTPKPQCGKCPVTESCMAYAEGVALASGLKQAVPDIEDGIACVFCELVEEDAMEASSQATEKKGRQQTSKFFEAFQASSMKEKDVASRTPSSQELNTIISHAQRFPLKKPKKQVREEEALVCAIRRVSDGQYLISRRPDKGLLAGLWEFPSYILPASNDSTTKSRKKQALDYASSLVESKDGYRGELGTVPWLFSHLRLAMHVQLFELDDSGRSLRTLPLESNYRWVSSDEIESESMGTALNWHHRVSCNIKTLELRLWSKKMDQPKDRRRLKLEPSKLGPSANNDASPPKTPDTEENKPKETPVSVSQPDLSTQHETVESEEFKRPNLGLGPSHEAQVEERSLEREAQEKQRDQPDDDNECKENPMSDENRELIDVWMQTEDEARAEEEDNVMTRDNYEANFKEEVALHNLYKHHYFDEQWLLYSKETSKDRKDEDWFIHSPTVLEATDPQYLCDMCRHVNFTVLFTHRNLKPQGNKDPSTACIELYGLSRVLNEKSTCSFCNLVREAIEQQCTAEELAKARQTKAGKISIDILDDGPDCALRLEVGFSHLAKKVIMQRMTSEDEPFALQGLPVRKDAANIPRLCNWIRTCEGSHPKLHRSIHAFSPEMETLRVIDVDEGCLVTVPTPCRYACLSYVWGKNATSLVHLTLETKATLESPGIFSNGSIVISQTYLDAIKVTRDIGLRYLWIDALCIVQDDDAEKAIIVSQMAAVYGNAVINIVASTNFSPDGGLPGVGSTPRARSQVVKQIQGLSVGAVFHDARQPYHEIEDAIWNSRAWTFQERHLSQRTVYFTASQLYFTCPHGTACEDTVRNSTRDLKPTVPVDRPKFEEAIYPLMFYIWSDPTQTEFPNKRFKLAGTGTESDTLVSTREELPTPTYRAMPVAAYRSGTLPMEGETLWKTYREAVNMYTKRKMTWQSDAINAFQGVTDLISQGVNTTFWYGIPEFAFDQALLWYPQEPLTRRTYLGAAPSWSWAGWEGHTKYRGRGWHNAIAVAPFNVVHWLTHPSSIGTVVRYLVARGDSPERVAKIVQAAKEQPKSLNSWVHAFLYQLEDLDDGWKDEKDTSRNELYFSHPAYPGLRFTYPINLPGKPLLPRHLPDGTLPFTARSVEARFTDMSTTAHKSIPVEDEFLQIGLNDAGKYGSGSRRPWEFAVYHQGYRAGFLSLNVPLSSIDRASASYRLVAMSRDMVPQIAPPPCGWDLYWNLNPRRMQDSVFFDEEWGRPEERRKWTVFTDSEPGRGPGRENGDPRWDLGRYETPAINDVYNVLLLENKTGENGEWWEERIGVGKIHVGAFWIARPVIEKFALR
- a CDS encoding hypothetical protein (EggNog:ENOG503P5V3), with amino-acid sequence MVELREKLKGYSTKSLSFPLPRQDANLERQKNSYSKSTKSTPFPPLNLPNSLLSKTGYATSEAAIPSSSPTKPSPGQTPTPRHILCLSAPVKETDPCTTFITEKILRTYRHLLGHRVNTGQAVDTDTGHSLYSPSRISKASSLITTVLASTLPVLAILVLNRLDSTDARTGVTAGLMALFALVIAVFSDAKRIEFFAATTTYVDPVSGIPRVND
- a CDS encoding hypothetical protein (EggNog:ENOG503PNTB), with the protein product MSLALVHQTNHLKLVEQVWTRGFGQLSQEKYNIDAAIRIIIGQPHAKHPGQAFKYYPPRAKLDSASDLDLVSVSYLRQANALEHVTLVPIPEDTQIAIRGVGNGSLTPTHRVLLKWYGHGERKIHEGWFDLVDFPDIDILLGTASFRRSLL